The window GGCTGTACTACGGGATGCCGCTCTCGGTCGAGCCGATGAAGGCGCTGGTCGGGCTGGCGATCGTCGGCTCGCTGTCCTACCCCGAGTTGGCCGCCGCCGGACTGCTCGCGGGCGCGGTCCTGCTCACGGTGGGCCAGTTCGGACTCGTGGGCCGGCTCCAGCGGGTCGTCGGCGAGCCGGTCGTCCGCGGGATCCAGTTCGCCGTCGCCCTGCTGTTGCTCGAGGCCGCGGTCGGGCTCGTGGCCGACGCGCCGGTCGTCGCCGTCGGTGGGTTCGCCGTCGTCGGCGCCGTCGTGGTGGCCGGCTACCGGCAGACGAGCGTCCTCGTCGTCCTCGGGATCGGCGCAGGCGCGGCGGTTGCGACGGTCGGCGTTCCGACACTCCAGGTCCCCGAACTCGCGGTGTTTCCCGCGGGCACGCCCGCCCTCTCCGGTGCCGCCGTCGAGGGCACCGTCGCCCAACTGGGAATGACGATCGGGAACGCCGCCATCGCGACGGCGCTGCTCTGTGGCGATCTCTACGACCGGGACGTCTCGGCCGACGCGTTGTCGAAGAGCATGGGCGTGACCTGCCTCGTGGCGGTGCCGTTCGGCGGGATCCCGA of the Halobiforma lacisalsi AJ5 genome contains:
- a CDS encoding putative sulfate/molybdate transporter; translation: MSYSFRSDAADGLEFSTSELTGALGDSVTVLPLLVALAATTSVSLPHVLVGFGVFQIVWGLYYGMPLSVEPMKALVGLAIVGSLSYPELAAAGLLAGAVLLTVGQFGLVGRLQRVVGEPVVRGIQFAVALLLLEAAVGLVADAPVVAVGGFAVVGAVVVAGYRQTSVLVVLGIGAGAAVATVGVPTLQVPELAVFPAGTPALSGAAVEGTVAQLGMTIGNAAIATALLCGDLYDRDVSADALSKSMGVTCLVAVPFGGIPMCHGSGGLAGKYAFGARTGGANVLLGLGYLALALVAAGAMLSAFPMALLGVLLVVVAFELGRAAFAPVSDRRSLALVVGVGVLGLAINVGVAFAVGAAAFWLLERVD